The genomic stretch TAGCTTCTATTTGCAGGATTACTATGTGAAAGAATGGGCGGAAAATTCGATGGTATTTTTAGAGGTTGATGACTTGCTACAACATTTTGAGCAGATCAAAGAAATGAGCCTGGACAAGCAGTTTGCTGGCGTAAAAGTATCTACAATCGTTGAGAATGACTGGGGGAATGAATTTTTTATTCATGATCCCGCAGGAGTACTTTGGCATATCGGGGAGTTTAATTGAGCGGGCATATAAGTTTCAGTTTTTAAATTTGAATGTTAAGACTTAGCATCCGGATCTAAACCTTTCAACCTTCTAGCTTTATAACCTTCAAACCTCCTACCCCCATCTAACTGATCCGGCTCCAATTGACAGCGTGTTTCTTTTGGTTTTTGATTTGGCGGAGGACCATGGCGTGCTGTGGAAGGGTGATTTCCGGATCTTCTGCAATCAACTGTTGGGCGGCATCACGGGCCATGGTGAGGATAGGAGCGTCCTTGCTGAGATCGGCGATGATCAGGTCAGCCACACCGCTTTGTTGGGTGCCCATAAGGTCTCCAGGGCCGCGGAGCTTCAGGTCTACATCTGCGATTTCAAAGCCGTTATTGGTGCGGACCATGGTATCCAGCCGTACACGGCTGTCTTTGGACAGTTCGTATTTGCTCATCAGGATACAGTAGGATTGTTCTGCACCCCGACCTACCCGTCCACGTAACTGATGGAGCTGGGAGAGCCCAAACCGTTCGGCATTTTCGATCACCATCACAGAAGCGTTGGGGACAT from Echinicola soli encodes the following:
- a CDS encoding VOC family protein, producing MDYKAKSIRTFIGAKEFDLSRTFYLALGFEERPISSKMSLFTLGRLSFYLQDYYVKEWAENSMVFLEVDDLLQHFEQIKEMSLDKQFAGVKVSTIVENDWGNEFFIHDPAGVLWHIGEFN